A genomic stretch from Mycobacterium cookii includes:
- a CDS encoding DUF732 domain-containing protein, whose product MVSGIIRHLPAAVAAVALSVGSALTGVTATADPSQDQRFFDLLGQKDIPPVDNENSLVTSAKKACSKLDDGMPVGDLVELIRNNGFNENPLTRLQPQDRITRTIDLFINASVEAYCPYDKGKIAGIAAYRAGEPPVTSRRIVLTSLVGPLPAGDIAPTKPVPIPAQPPPPVPQEIQPAPQQPPPPPRHAPPVPQKAPPPPEEPPPPAEAPQEPPPEAAPPAPAAPGGGAGGGNAPAPAAPGGGAGGGAGGGNAPASPTPDQPSPPGHIRLAP is encoded by the coding sequence ATGGTTTCCGGAATCATTCGTCACCTCCCCGCCGCGGTGGCCGCCGTCGCACTCAGCGTCGGATCAGCGCTGACCGGCGTCACCGCGACCGCGGACCCAAGCCAGGACCAGAGATTCTTCGACCTGCTCGGCCAGAAGGACATACCCCCGGTCGACAACGAGAACAGCCTCGTCACATCGGCCAAGAAGGCATGCTCGAAACTCGATGACGGCATGCCGGTCGGCGATCTTGTCGAGTTGATCAGGAACAACGGCTTCAACGAGAACCCACTCACCCGCCTGCAACCGCAAGACCGGATCACCCGGACCATCGACCTGTTCATCAACGCGTCGGTGGAGGCCTACTGCCCGTACGACAAAGGCAAGATCGCGGGCATCGCGGCGTACCGTGCCGGCGAACCGCCGGTGACGTCCCGGCGCATCGTGCTGACTTCGCTCGTCGGTCCCCTTCCGGCTGGAGACATCGCTCCGACCAAGCCGGTCCCGATTCCCGCGCAACCACCACCGCCGGTGCCGCAGGAGATCCAGCCGGCGCCCCAACAACCCCCGCCGCCACCGCGGCACGCGCCGCCGGTGCCGCAAAAGGCACCGCCGCCACCTGAGGAGCCACCGCCGCCGGCCGAGGCGCCGCAAGAACCCCCGCCAGAGGCCGCACCTCCCGCGCCGGCCGCGCCCGGAGGTGGGGCAGGCGGCGGAAACGCACCCGCACCCGCTGCGCCCGGCGGCGGGGCAGGCGGCGGGGCAGGCGGCGGAAACGCCCCGGCCAGCCCGACGCCGGATCAGCCCTCGCCCCCAGGACATATCCGGCTCGCACCCTGA
- a CDS encoding group I truncated hemoglobin, protein MGILARFRKPGTATLYDTIGGRDALEVVVEDFYCRVLDDDLLAGFYAGADMKRVKAKQVEFLSSLLGGSVSYSGLSMRQAHEGRGITMHHFAMVAAHLADSLCAAGLHPDTITEILRAVAPLAGDIASDDIKAVV, encoded by the coding sequence ATGGGAATACTCGCCCGTTTTCGCAAGCCCGGCACCGCCACGCTGTACGACACGATCGGCGGTCGCGACGCCCTCGAGGTTGTCGTCGAGGACTTCTACTGCCGGGTGCTCGACGATGATCTGCTGGCCGGCTTCTACGCCGGCGCCGACATGAAGCGGGTGAAAGCCAAGCAGGTCGAGTTTCTCAGCTCCCTTCTCGGCGGCTCGGTGAGCTACAGCGGGCTGTCGATGCGGCAGGCCCATGAAGGCCGCGGGATCACCATGCATCACTTCGCGATGGTCGCCGCGCACCTGGCCGACTCGCTGTGTGCGGCCGGGCTGCACCCGGACACGATCACCGAGATACTTCGCGCCGTCGCGCCGCTGGCCGGTGACATCGCATCGGACGACATCAAGGCGGTCGTCTGA